From Populus trichocarpa isolate Nisqually-1 chromosome 19, P.trichocarpa_v4.1, whole genome shotgun sequence, a single genomic window includes:
- the LOC112325258 gene encoding putative disease resistance protein RGA4 isoform X3, with the protein MTEAVLVSITDRILGKLGNLALQEIGLIWGVKDELEKLRNTASVIKAIFLDAEEQQTKSHEIRDWLQKLKDAIYDADDLLDDFSTEMLQQQLMMQDQKAIEVCAFFSKIKKTAYGFSMSCKIKAIRERLNDIASDRSKFHLTDHPRQMPSVIAEREQTHSFVCVEEVVGREDDKLAIVELLLHSNTEENVSVIPVVGIGGLGKTTLVQLVYNSEKIRRHFELRIWVCVSDVFDVKLIVQKILESATNTKCDGLEMDSLLTRLGKEIDGKKFLLILDDVWNDNRERWLKLRDLLMGGARGSKVVVTTRTQLIATITGTAKPYFLRSLSEDESWSLFEKLAFKQGKDFENTRLVAIGKEVVKKCAGVPLAIRTMGSLLYCKDTETEWLSFKDRDLSMIPQNENDILPILKLSYELLPPCLKNCFAYCSLFPKDYEINKQTLIKLWMAQGFLQPADGMQHPEEVGHQCFMDLARRSFFQDLEYGEWGDVVSCGMHDLMHDLALLVGGSESSTVDSNAENISERIRHVSLDFELDSSQKIPPSLFKANKIRTFVLPVQPVYRKILNQAPHDTIISSFRCLRALDFHNTGVDIVPSSISKLKHLRYLDLSKNEDLKRLPRCIARLKNLQTLKLSSCKRLEALPRHISKMISLRHLEIDQCTGLTHMPNGLGQLTALQTLTQFVVGKYGSSPDLSARLRELNGLNDLRGEFKISKLEKLKVSATESREANLKGKENLEVLRLEWTRGVNDDRVIDEDEVLLESFQPHSNLKEFHIYGYRAGKFPSWMVLNLSLLLPNLQEIIIWRCYRCLELSMFSQLPMLKVLKLEEVTAFEYIENSSNGSSSLFSVRGNLSKRGKREEKSALFFPSLQELRLFDLRNFKGWWREEVSVVNNDEATVETTTETAGISLPSVAACEKQQPLQQQLVLPSFPCLSKLTIGHCPNLSNLPLHPFLNEVEFKDVNAGLVQWSMVGLASIEGSSASGRNTSLPSFPSTLKLKHLCMDSVMDLVSISELGLQNLTYLEHLTIENCPNLSSLPEESLRGLRSLRFLSIRGCGSLTSLFLGLQYLTSLEELEIEECRALDMSDCDEENSLQFRGMKSLRRLKIGYMPQLESIPDGIHEVTSLQDLKIEGCVGLKTLPEWIHDLKLLQRLDISDCPELNSLPQACMKALQILEIYNCPKLLRICETRTSMDWPFIAHIPHVYVDRKKITIHAADISSL; encoded by the coding sequence ATGACAGAAGCTGTTTTGGTCAGTATTACTGATAGAATCTTGGGAAAACTAGGGAACCTGGCCCTGCAAGAGATAGGACTGATATGGGGTGTAAAGGACGAGCTTGAAAAACTAAGGAATACTGCCTCTGTTATCAAAGCAATATTTCTTGATGCAGAGGAGCAGCAAACAAAAAGCCATGAGATTAGAGATTGGCTCCAAAAGCTTAAAGATGCAATTTATGATGCAGATGATTTGCTGGATGATTTCTCCACGGAAATGTTGCAACAGCAGCTGATGATGCAGGATCAGAAGGCGATAGAGGTATGTGCTTTCTTTTCGAAGATAAAGAAGACTGCATATGGTTTTAGCATGTCTTGTAAGATTAAGGCAATTAGGGAGAGACTGAATGACATAGCTTCAGACAGAAGCAAATTCCATTTGACAGACCACCCCAGACAGATGCCTAGTGTTATTGCAGAGAGGGAGCAGACTCATTCTTTTGTTTGCGTTGAAGAAGTTGTGGGGAGAGAGGATGATAAATTGGCCATTGTAGAATTGCTGTTGCACTCTAACACTGAGGAGAATGTTTCTGTTATACCAGTAGTTGGCATTGGGGGGCTAGGAAAGACTACTCTTGTGCAGCTCGTTTACAATTCTGAGAAAATACGAAGGCATTTTGAGCTAAGAATTTGGGTGTGTGTTTCTGATGTTTTTGATGTGAAGTTAATAGTTCAAAAAATTTTGGAATCTGCAACTAATACTAAATGTGATGGCCTTGAGATGGATTCCTTGTTAACTCGTCTTGGAAAAGAAATAGATGGCAAGAAATTTTTGCTTATTTTGGATGATGTATGGAATGATAACCGTGAGAGATGGCTAAAACTGAGGGATCTGTTAATGGGTGGCGCAAGGGGGAGTAAGGTTGTGGTGACGACACGCACTCAGTTGATCGCAACAATTACTGGCACAGCTAAACCATACTTCCTCAGAAGTCTTTCTGAAGATGAGTCATGGTCTTTGTTTGAGAAGTTAGCTTTTAAACAAGGGAAAGACTTTGAGAATACAAGACTTGTAGCAATCGGAAAGGAGGTTGTTAAAAAATGTGCTGGAGTTCCCCTTGCCATAAGGACTATGGGAAGCCTTCTTTACTGCAAGGATACAGAAACTGAGTGGCTCTCCTTTAAAGACAGAGATCTTTCCATGATACCTCAAAATGAGAATGACATATTACCGATATTGAAGTTGAGCTATGAGCTACTTCCGCCATGCTTGAAGAATTGCTTTGCTTACTGTTCCTTGTTCCCAAAGGACTACGAAATTAATAAGCAAACACTGATAAAACTCTGGATGGCACAAGGTTTTCTGCAGCCAGCCGATGGAATGCAACATCCTGAGGAAGTCGGTCATCAGTGTTTCATGGATTTAGCTCGGCGATCCTTCTTCCAAGATTTAGAGTATGGTGAATGGGGTGATGTGGTGAGTTGCGGAATGCACGATCTGATGCATGACCTTGCCCTATTAGTTGGTGGAAGTGAGAGCTCTACAGTCGATTCTAATGCAGAAAATATAAGTGAAAGAATTCGTCATGTATCCCTTGACTTTGAATTAGATTCATCGCAGAAAATCCCCCCCTCTTTGTTCAAAGCAAACAAAATTCGGACATTTGTGCTGCCTGTGCAACCAGTTTATCGTAAAATACTGAATCAGGCTCCCCATGATACAATTATTTCCAGTTTCAGGTGCTTGCGTGCATTAGATTTCCATAACACAGGGGTTGACATTGTGCCTAGTTCAATCAGTAAGTTGAAGCATTTGCGGTATCTTGATCTCTCCAAGAACGAAGATCTAAAAAGACTCCCCCGTTGCATTGCGAGACTGAAGAATTTGCAGACACTCAAACTCTCTTCCTGCAAAAGGTTAGAAGCATTGCCAAGACATATCAGTAAAATGATCAGTCTTAGGCATCTTGAGATTGACCAGTGTACTGGTTTGACGCACATGCCAAATGGTCTGGGGCAACTAACTGCTCTTCAGACATTAACACAATTTGTAGTTGGCAAGTATGGCTCCTCCCCTGATCTCAGTGCACGCCTGAGGGAATTAAATGGCCTAAACGACCTCCGAGGAGAGTTCAAAATTTCAAAGCTGGAAAAATTGAAGGTTTCTGCAACGGAATCAAGGGAAGCGAATTTGAAGGGAAAAGAGAACTTGGAGGTCTTGAGATTAGAATGGACCAGAGGAGTTAATGATGACAGAGTtattgatgaagatgaagtGTTGCTAGAAAGCTTTCAGCCACATTCTAATCTTAAGGAGTTTCACATTTACGGGTATAGAGCTGGAAAGTTTCCAAGTTGGATGGTGCTTAACTTGTCTTTATTGCTCCCGAATCTTCAGGAGATCATCATATGGAGGTGTTACAGATGCTTAGAACTCTCGATGTTTAGTCAGCTACCTATGCTCAAGGTTCTGAAACTTGAAGAGGTTACGGCTTTCGAGTACATCGAGAATAGCAGCAATGGGTCTTCTTCATTGTTTTCAGTCAGGGGCAATCTATccaagagaggaaaaagagaagaaaaatcggCACTGTTCTTCCCAAGCCTACAAGAACTTCGACTCTTTGACTTGCGTAACTTTAAGGGATGGTGGAGGGAAGAAGTTTCTGTGGTTAATAATGATGAAGCAACAGTAGAAACGACAACCGAAACAGCAGGAATATCACTTCCATCAGTAGCAGCCTGTGAGAAGCAGCAGCCACTACAGCAGCAGCTAGTTCTGCCGTCATTTCCTTGTCTTTCAAAATTAACCATTGGCCACTGTCCAAATCTATCAAACTTGCCATTGCATCCATTTCTTAATGAAGTGGAGTTCAAGGATGTAAATGCTGGGCTGGTGCAGTGGTCAATGGTGGGTCTTGCTTCAATAGAAGGGAGTTCAGCATCAGGAAGAAACACTTCACTTCCTTCCTTCCCCTCCACTCTTAAACTGAAGCATTTGTGTATGGACAGCGTCATGGATCTTGTTTCAATTTCAGAGCTGGGACTACAAAACCTCACTTACCTTGAGCATCTAACCATAGAGAATTGTCCAAATCTGTCATCTCTTCCAGAGGAAAGTTTAAGGGGTTTAAGGTCACTCCGTTTTCTCTCCATTCGTGGTTGTGGAAGCCTAACGTCACTGTTCCTGGGATTGCAATATCTCACATCCCTCGAAGAGCTTGAAATCGAAGAGTGCAGAGCACTTGATATGTCAGATTGCGATGAAGAGAACAGCTTGCAATTTCGAGGAATGAAGAGCCTTCGGAGACTGAAAATCGGATATATGCCACAATTAGAATCTATACCGGATGGAATTCATGAAGTTACATCGTTGCAAGATTTAAAGATTGAAGGCTGTGTTGGCTTGAAGACTTTGCCAGAGTGGATTCATGACCTCAAATTACTTCAAAGGCTTGACATTTCTGATTGTCCCGAGCTCAATTCTCTACCACAGGCTTGCATGAAAGCATTGCAAATTTTGGAAATCTACAACTGTCCCAAGTTGCTGAGAATATGTGAAACGAGAACAAGCATGGACTGGCCTTTTATTGCCCACATCCCTCATGTCTATGTTGACCGGAAAAAGATCACGATACATGCTGCTGATATCTCAAGCTTATAA